One Halichondria panicea chromosome 3, odHalPani1.1, whole genome shotgun sequence genomic region harbors:
- the LOC135334254 gene encoding magnesium transporter MRS2 homolog, mitochondrial-like — MSAVARALRMSYSFKVFRRAVSTSLNGDPANNLLMKITEFTSTGEYTTSVVHRSELLARLRLQPRDIRFSTATSLYQRGESIILRLQDVKAVVCSNSLILLDSDGPTLQELLPELKDKLTVTHKDPLPFEFRALEAMLMKMFSLLDGRLSQLEPALREVLNNLLDPRLFSVDRGQLHILLHHSKSLSEFDSLVRDIESTLSEMLDNDEDIADMYLSHVRETGEWRSEEDIEDLYNILEGFAMQSENLLSEVQKLRELIDQSESIILINLDSQRNIMLRLSLQLEMGMFSSCLAGLIGVAFGMNLDSSLEENTYAFWVVTGVMLTICGLLWRRLLLFLGKNLDRSQLQKLSRDQYKKK; from the exons GGCTGTGGCTAGAGCGCTCAGAATGTCCTACTCCTTCAAGGTCTTCAGGAGAGCTGTGTCCACCTCATTGAATGGAGACCCTGCTAATAACCTACTGATGAAGATT ACTGAGTTCACCTCTACTGGAGAGTACACCACATCAG TGGTACACAGAAGCGAACTATTAGCACGTCTGAGACTCCAACCACGTGATATCAGGTTCTCCACCGCAACATCACTATACCAGCGAGGAGAGAGCATCATACTGAGACTACAAGATGTCAAGGCTGTTGTATGCTCTAACTCTCTCATCCTATTGGACAGCGATGGCCCCACCCTCCAGGAGCTCCTCCCAGAGCTAAAG GATAAGCTGACAGTGACTCACAAAGATCCACTACCGTTTGAATTCAGAGCACTAGAGGCCATGCTCATGAAGATG TTTTCCCTGTTAGATGGTCGCCTCTCACAACTGGAGCCAGCCCTCAGAGAAGTGCTCAATAATCTACTAGACCCTCGTCTCTTCTCAGTGGACAGAGGACAGCTACACATCCTCCTGCATCACTCCAAGAGTCTGTCAGAGTTTGATAGCTTAGTGAGAGATATAGAGTCTACCCTCAGTGAGATGTTGGACAATGATGAGGACATTGCAGACATGTACCTGAGCCACGTCCGTGAGACAGG tgagtgGAGGAGTGAGGAAGACATTGAAGATCTCTACAACATCCTCGAGGGCTTTGCCATGCAG aGTGAGAACCTGTTGAGTGAAGTGCAGAAGCTGCGTGAACTCATTGACCAATCAGAGAGCATTATTCTCATCAATCTAGACAGTCAGAGGAACATCATGCTGCGTCTAAGCCTGCAACTAGAGATGGGCATGTTCTCGTCTTGTCTGGCTGGTCTTATTGGAGTTGCCTTTGGGATGAACCTGGACTCATCACTGgaagag AACACATACGCTTTCTGGGTAGTGACTGGAGTTATGCTGACCATATGCGGGTTGCTATGGAGACGTCTTCTACTCTTCCTAGGGAAAAACTTGGACAGAAGTCAATTGCAAAAACTATCCAGAGATCAATACAAGAAGAAATAA
- the LOC135334253 gene encoding 6-phosphogluconate dehydrogenase, decarboxylating-like translates to MAQADIALIGLAVMGQNLILNMNDHGFVVCAYNRTVAKVERFLANEAKGTKVIGGTSLEDMVSKLKKPRRVMMLVKAGKAVDDFIDLLVPLLEAGDIIIDGGNSEYTDSNRRCESLRAKGLLFVGSGVSGGEDGARYGPSLMPGGAPEAWPAIKPIFQGIAAKIGKEPCCDWVGENGAGHYVKMVHNGIEYGDMQLICEAYDLMKNALGMNHDEMASVFTEWNKGELDSFLIEITKDILAFKDTDGSPLVEKIRDAAGQKGTGKWTAISALDKGMPVTLIGESVFARCLSSLKDERVEASKQLPGPKVTRWEGNRAELVEHIRKALYASKIISYAQGFMLLKQAAKDYGWNLNYGGIALMWRGGCIIRSRFLGNIKEAFDKNPKLTNLLMDDFFKKAILDCQESWRKVVAAAVTLGVPTPCFSTALAFFDGYRSERVPANLIQAQRDYFGAHTYELLTEPGKFIHTNWTGHGGNVSSSSYNA, encoded by the exons ATGGCTCA agctgaTATTGCACTCATTGGACTGGCTGTCATG GGCCAAAACCTCATCCTGAATATGAATGACCATGGCTTTGTGGTCTGTGCTTACAATCGTACCGTTGCAAAGGTGGAGCGTTTCCTAGCCAACGAGGCTAAAG gtaccaAGGTGATTGGAGGCACCAGTCTAGAGGACATGGTCTCTAAACTGAAGAAGCCACGACGCGTGATGATGCTGGTCAAGGCTGGCAAGGCTGTAGATGACTTCATTGATCTCCTCGTCCCTCTGCTAGAAGctggtgacatcatcattgATGGAGGCAACTCAGAGTACACTGACTCCAAC CGTCGGTGTGAGTCTCTGAGGGCTAAGGGACTTCTGTTTGTGGGTAGTGGAGTGAGTGGAGGAGAGGACGGTGCTCGTTATGGCCCCTCCCTCATGCCAGGAGGAGCCCCTGAGGCATGGCCAGCAATTAAGCCCATCTTCCAGGGTATAGCTGCCAAGATAGGAAAGGAGCCATGCTGTGATTGGGTTGGGGAGAATGGAGCTGGTCATTACGTCAAGATGGTCCACAATGGCATAGAGTATGGAGACATGCAG TTGATCTGTGAGGCTTATGACTTAATGAAGAATGCTCTGGGCATGAACCACGATGAGATGGCCTCCGTGTTCACTGAGTGGAATAAGGGAGAGTTGGACTCATTCCTCATAGAGATCACTAAAGACATCCTAGCCTTCAAGGATACTGATGGCAGTCCACTCGTTGAGAAGATACGCGATGCTGCTGGTCAGAAAGGCACTGGCAAATGGACCGCCATATCAGCACTCGACAAGGGCATGCCCGTCACCCTCATTg GTGAGAGTGTGTTTGCTCGCTGCCTCTCTTCTCTCAAGGACGAGCGTGTGGAAGCATCCAAGCAATTGCCGGGTCCAAAGGTCACTCGCTGGGAAGGGAACAGGGCCGAGCTGGTGGAGCATATTAGAAAGGCTCTGTATGCCTCTAAGATCATCTCTTATGCTCAAGGCTTCATGCTCCTCAAGCAAGCAGCCAAGGATTATGGCTGGAACCTCAACTATGGTGGCATTGCTCTGATGTGGCGTGGAGGTTGCATCATTCGCAG CCGTTTCCTAGGTAACATCAAGGAGGCCTTTGATAAGAACCCTAAACTAACTAACCTTCTTATGGATGACTTCTTCAAGAAGGCCATTCTCGACTGTCAGGAGTCGTGGAGGAAGGTTGTGGCTGCTGCTGTCACACTGGGTGTGCCTACTCCTTGCTTCAGCACTGCTCTAGCCTTCTTTGATGGTTACAG GAGCGAGCGTGTCCCTGCCAACCTGATCCAAGCCCAGCGTGACTACTTTGGTGCCCACACCTATGAGCTGCTCACTGAACCTGGCAAGTTTATCCACACCAACTGGACTGGTCACGGTGGGAATGTATCATCTTCCTCCTACAACGCCTAG
- the LOC135334251 gene encoding protein MMS22-like — translation MEVSEGSPGPIVRSAIAELLPTLSCDGPLSVEEVSLSPASSQALTRLLAGDDVCVDDRFHGDTVRLCGRVVLPSAVLASHSIMRGTFLLVRQTLNDLQSCLEDGGTRDGGTVLSQQCVEFLTFIECLAHRYLTADNSLFNRQQVGMELVSQLTGLCDHLGPLEDQLRLLRTPSPTVPLHHLSLQLHWTSLAVHYRLSSILGAAAFVECASRIMSSCLNECTMNFEFCPPPFLPCPCTADLWTLLRRTLDNRPTLTKGFWELLSDHLLLVLHHPPTHSHHTPTHSYPQDGAAQHPVVFVWWVLCRLALLDKPHPLTTPTQLPANNWSFVIEHLLQQTFSGELSEVEMRVCLECAVRLVGVWDVCPQLLFKAWDYTHKHMNDPSSSVGGGGLEWAPTRESTTPKQWLNHIVMVTNQDVQGDWSSFELFLSMLSRVFGRHGNTQSLWKQLKGRVYSKVHRRWVSELSGCGLARVASLYLVLSSVAEHAEVGHKMISTFLALSSHGPLVWKGLLTLILLLLHHHFTVSGLVDKLTPALCNLVDQLSSCDSVWDTIATILVGSLEAIEMPDAVNLGACNLIGSHLSTLLSRVEGARLSQLLGIIETVGTTLSSLDHPPSACCFGYLEHCILALPAHTSTPPHTLHSTAATGTLLALQWAGITGQRSYPQRLFTEFGCTDSTHPYVSSGYLCHIISNPHMAGELLSSQHNQLSALHTWLRCLLVCHIYPLSCDSHVTELTRLLPRLPIVASFIQEPLPTDPLTLLGLILSHMRGRHYECVGSEWREGVETILGDLLKIMTPSLQAGPPQAIQVCYAVAGVVVRSCAQLIYSRINSRCLLPQLVDRLVLPLATNQSPCIRSHLHYFLEGLLCLDPLTDDFIKRKLRDLIGRYFLSYCTPSTSLTASLNPFKTLVERWTGDTVSEQRREQLVILLDTITAECLQLPQQPASLLHVLVYMREMVSVLQCPVLMAAVCVCLLPSLLSCLLACDVCTQGTEPRGIRRQVMSTLRPLLQSCDSTHTIRLIELLRVFVSGNKSRCDAVMTTLSAILPLYPPLTTPTLEYLRQIVRGNQTLTNIYQQLNAKVAHLCKL, via the exons ATGGAGGTTAGTGAAGGCTCTCCTGGTCCAATAGTGAGGTCTGCCATTGCTGAGCTGCTCCCTACCTTGAGCTGTGATGGTCCTCTGTCAgtggaggaggtctctctctctccagcATCCTCCCAGGCACTCACACG ACTGTTGGCTGGTGATGATGTCTGTGTGGATGATCGCTTCCATGGAGACACTGTGCGACTGTGTGGGCGTGTTGTGCTACCTAGCGCAGTGCTAGCTAGTCACAGCATAATGAGAGGTACCTTCCTATTGGTCAGACAAACGCTCAATGATCTACAATCCTGTCTAGAGGACGGGGGGACGAGAG ATGGAGGGacagtgctgagtcagcagtgTGTGGAGTTCCTCACATTCATAGAGTGCCTTGCTCACAG GTACTTGACTGCTGACAATAGTCTCTTCAATCGCCAGCAAGTTGGCATGGAGTTAGTCTCACAACTGACTGGTCTGTGTGACCACCTTGGTCCACTAGAGGACCAACTGAGACTGCTCAGAACACCCTCCCCCACAGTCCCTCTCCATCACCTCTCTCTACAGCTACACTGGACCTCACTGGCTGTACACTATCGACTCTCCTCAATACTAG GAGCTGCTGCCTTTGTAGAGTGTGCTTCCAGAATAATGAGCAGCTGTCTAAACGAGTGTACAATGAACTTTGAATTCTGTCCACCCCCCTTCCTCCCTTGTCCGTGCACCGCTGACCTTTGGACTCTGCTAAGACGTACCCTTGACAACAGACCCACCCTCACCAAG ggatTCTGGGAGCTGCTCTCTGACCACCTCCTACTAGTGCTACACCATCCGCCCACTCACTCCCATCATACGCCCACTCACTCCTACCCTCAAG ATGGTGCTGCACAACATCCggtggtgtttgtgtggtgGGTGTTGTGTAGGCTGGCTCTATTGgacaagccacacccactgaccacacccactcaactccCGGCTAATAATTGGTCCTTTGTGATAGAGCATTTGCTTCAACAGACATTTTCTGGTGAGCTTTCGGAGGTTGAAATGCGTGTGTGCCTGGAGTGTGCTGTGAGGCTTGTGGGGGTGTGGGATGTGTGCCCCCAGCTCCTCTTCAAGGCCTGGgactacacacacaagcacatg AATGATCCATCATCATCAGTAGGAGGCGGCGGGCTGGAGTGGGCTCCAACCAGAGAGAG CACCACTCCAAAGCAGTGGCTTAATCATATCGTCATGGTAACTAATCAAGACGTGCAAGGTGATTGGTCGTCCTTTGAATTATTCTTATCCATGCTGTCGAGAGTATTCGGTCGCCATGGTAACACTCAATCGCTATGGAAACAGTTAAAGGGACGTGTATACTCTAAAGTTCACCGTCGCTGGGTGTCCGAgctgagtgggtgtggtcttgcGAGAGTAGCATCACTGTACCTTGTACTCTCATCAGTTGCTGAACATGCGGAGGTG GGACACAAGATGATCTCCACTTTCCTTGCATTATCCAGTCATGGTCCGCTAGTTTGGAAAG gTCTTCTAACGCTGATTCTATTGCTTTTGCATCATCACTTTACTGTGAGCGGATTGGTCGATAAGCTAACACCAGCTCTCTGCAATCTGGTTGATCAGCTCTCGTCATGTGATAGTGTCTGGGATACCATAGCAACGATTCTAGTTGGGTCATTGGAAGCCATTGAGATGCCAGATGCAGTCAACCTTGGAgcctgcaatctgattg ggTCACACTTGTCTACACTATTGTCACGAGTGGAGGGAGCGAGATTGTCTCAACTATTGGGCATCATTGAGACTGTGGGGACTACGCTATCATCTCTGGACCACCCCCCTTCAGCGTGTTGCTTTGGTTACCTAGAGCACTGTATCCTTGCCCTGCCCGCCCACACAtccacacctccacacacactacacagtaCAGCAGCGACTGGCACACTACTAGCTCTCCAATG GGCAGGGATcacaggtcaaaggtcatatCCACAGCGACTGTTTACTGAGTTTGGGTGCACAGACTCCACCCACCCCTA CGTATCCAGTGGCTACTTGTGTCACATCATCTCCAATCCTCACATGGCAGGAGAGCTATTGTCTAGTCAGCACAATCAGCTCTCTGCTCTACACACGTGGTTACGTTGTCTGCTTGTCTGTCATATCTATCctctgtcatgtgatagtcatgtgactgaACTGACACGCCTACTTCCTCGTTTACCCATCGTTGCATCATTCATTcag GAGCCACTACCAACTGATCCATTAACCCTGTTGGGACTGATACTGTCGCACATGCGGGGGCGTCATTATGAGTGTGTGGGAAGTGAGTGGCGTGAGGGTGTGGAGACGATACTGGGAGACTTACTCAAGATAATGACACCATCACTACAGGCTGGACCACCTCAGGCAATCCA GGTGTGCTATGCAGTGGCTGGGGTGGTGGTGAGGAGCTGTGCTCAACTCATCTATAGTCGCATTAATAGTCGCTGTCTATTACCACAACTCGTTGATCGTCTCGTGTTACCATTAGCAACCAACCAGTCTCCCTGTATACGCAGTCACCTACACTAT TTCTTGGAGGGATTGTTGTGTCTAGATCCTCTTACTGATGACTTCATCAAGAGGAAGCTCCGTGATCTCATTGGTCGATACTTCCTGAGCTATTGTACTCCCTCCACTTCTCTCACAGCATCACTCAATCCATTCAAG accctCGTAGAGCGCTGGACTGGTGACACTGTGTCTGAGCAGAGGAGAGAGCAGCTAGTGATCCTATTGGACACTATCACTGCCGAGTGTCTGCAGTTACCACAGCAACCAGCATCACTACTACAT GTACTAGTGTACATGAGAGAGATGGTGAGTGTGTTGCAGTGCCCTGTGTTAATGgctgccgtgtgtgtgtgtctcctCCCCTCACTCCTGTCTTGCTTGTTGGCCTGTGATGTGTGTACCCAGGGAACAGAGCCTAGGGGCATCAGGAGGCAAG TGATGAGCACGCTGCGTCCGCTGCTACAGTCATGTGACTCCACTCACACGATTCGattgattgaattgttgcgtgtgtttgtgtctggAAACAAGAGTCGTTGTGATGCTGTCATGACAACGCTGAGTGCCATCCTCCCACTCTACCCcccactgaccacacccacactagaATATCTGCGGCAGATTGTTAGAGGAAACCAAACACTGACAAACATTTATCAGCAATTAAATGCTAAAGTAGCTCATTtgtgcaaattatag
- the LOC135334256 gene encoding condensin complex subunit 1-like → MIDEFSLPVSLQELDVEPEYDMEELVNGGLLDECLECLSVGRSFSVESCFSVYIHLLRRWSKIPESIRVQYWTCLVRGLEGLCGEIGGQELHTLCPDVKQATRTRIKMLSYLVVQWVEASENSCSATGKKQTTPSGWKAGRESSIELMAVMMELPLASLWDPPSPSMMDDLSGLVASACYKLLESPIVSRERALTDKTVRLLGRLVRDYGQGLSFSLKVSQLLHNFDHLVSTLSAAVVTLANDYGVKSIVPDIIREIASKDPKDLCVDASGTRCFAGFLVEVGGALPELVLPVISVLVPHLTGESYTFRNGVLGVMGHLLLHLSRGQGSLTNNPRDQLLSKLMEHVYDTNAFVRVKVIQILDNLVSSKAIPLHSLQEVLELVCGRLSDKSSSVRKASLHLLTSTLTCNPFAAKLELEMFQSKLITEQSTLEALVAGGVAPGGVASGDGEENRELAKQLAVVNYLQNAVLFVEVISSHIPLVVQMMSSKVTSDILEAINFLSKCASFGIPAARLGVQRSLGLVWSGDAAIRKAVLDVHIQLYLDPGEEGSGGRVVGVANNLVAMVRGSSRGQLASLERLLGMLVEGHYITAPVIKCLWDIFQQSSADSALAVQVLSMIGGVSRDVINNNFDLLIRTGIVGQDERTDLILAERTCSALSKMAASSLPNGKLLLIDHPLLCQLRDLLLQCLSDVTTSHWAGLAEEVVVCVFKLCQSPILFCEDLLHRLTAAACPPEAVNINSVVLGRLLFAVGTVAHRLMLFTETIVSRELKTRAAKDLDKQPLSKDGDELALAGASGDDPVIELVKRVLEGEVGGAPGLLATFEPLIVEVLVNPTKYQTAELSNSAALTLAKLMLISPCVCERYLRLFFTVLEKSEAESVRANGVIMASDLACRFPNLIEPWTPRLYARLSDVSCRVRRNTMTVLTHLILNDMVKVRGQISSIALAIEDSDPKIADLAKHFFHELASKGNTLYNVIPDIVSSLSGSDPPTPHDTFNNIIRYIFSLIQKDKQCESLVEKLCHRFRAARSERQARDLAHCISQLSLSEKSLRRLSDNLPAYKDWLVEATVYQAFTALLNKAKKSTKPEVKGQIDDLERLFKEAHEKGLDVTTSLDKAPTQETPHEASVETPHDKIADDDFSRDVLSSARRSLARGTPHSDGVKGHSDGTRGQRRGQSFKTEPLKFELDSSDED, encoded by the exons ATGATAGATGAATTCTCACTGCCCGTGTCTTTGCAAGAGCTGGATGTAGAGCCGGAGTATGATATGGAGGAGTTGGTTAATGGCGGCCTATTGGATG AGTGCCTGGAGTGTCTGAGTGTTGGGCGGTCCTTTAGTGTCGAGTCTTGTTTCTCTGTTTACATCCATCTCCTCAG GAGGTGGTCTAAGATCCCAGAGAGTATTCGTGTGCAATACTGGACATGTCTGGTGCGAGGTCTTGAGGGATTGTGTGGGGAGATAGGAGGACAGGAGCTGCACACACTCTGCCCTGATGTCAAGCAAGCCACCAGGACCAGGATTAAG ATGTTGAGCTATCTGGTGGTACAATGGGTAGAGGCTAGTGAGAATAGCTGCTCTGCTACTGGCAAGAAACAGACCACACCGTCTGGTTGGAAGGCTGGTAGAGAGAGCAGTATAGAGCTGATGGCAGTGATGATGGAGCTGCCCCTGGCCTCACTCTGGgaccctccctccccctctaTGATGGATGACCTCAGTGGCCTCGTGGCTAGTGCCTGTTACAAGCTCTTAGAGAGTCCAATAGTGTCACGTGAGAGAGCCCTCACTGACAAGACTGTGCGGTTACTAGGAAGGCTTGTGCGTGACTATGGGCAGGGCCTCA GTTTCTCTCTGAAAGTGTCCCAACTATTGCACAACTTTGACCATCTCGTGAGCACTCTGTCTGCAGCTGTAGTGACTCTAGCTAACGACTATGGTGTCAAGTCTATTGTACCAGATATCATCAG GGAGATAGCCAGTAAAGACCCTAAGGACCTGTGTGTGGATGCTAGTGGGACCAGATGCTTTGCTGGCTTCCTTGTGGAGGTGGGCGGGGCTCTACCTGAGCTGGTACTCCCTGTCATCAGTGTGCTAGTCCCTCATCTCACTGGGGAATCCTACACCTTCCGCAATGGTGTCCTGGGAGTGATGGGACATCTACTCCTGCATCTTAGTAGAGGTCAAGGTTCACTGACTAACAATCCTAGAGACCAACTATTGTCTAAGCTAATGGAACATGTGTACGACACCAACGCCTTTGTGAGGGTAAAGGTCATTCAGATACTGGACAATCTTGTCTCCTCCAAG gcTATCCCCCTCCACTCGCTGCAAGAAGTGTTAGAGTTGGTGTGTGGTAGATTGTCAGACAAGAGCAGCTCTGTGAGGAAAGCCTCTCTGCACCTCCTCACATCCACACTCACATGCAACCCATTCGCAGCAAAG CTTGAGTTGGAGATGTTCCAGAGTAAGCTAATAACAGAGCAGTCCACACTAGAGGCCTTGGTCgcagggggtgtggctccAGGAGGTGTGGCTTCAGGAGATGGCGAGGAGAATAGAGAGTTGGCCAAACAGCTGGCTGTGGTCAACTACCTCCAG AATGCTGTACTGTTTGTGGAGGTCATCAGTAGTCACATCCCATTGGTCGTCCAGATGATGAGTTCAAAGGTTACATCAGATATTCTAGAAGCTATCAACTTCCTCTCAAAGTGTGCTTCATTTGGAATACCGGCTGCTAGGCTCGGGGTACAAAGGTCACTGGGTCTCGTATGGTCTGGTGATGCTGCTATACGCAAGGCAGTACTGGACGTGCATATTCAACTGTACCTTGACCCCGGCGAAGAG GGTTCTGGTGGACgtgttgtgggtgtggctaataACCTAGTTGCCATGGTGAGAGGTTCCAGTCGCGGACAGTTGGCCTCATTAGAGCGGTTACTAGGAATGCTGGTGGAGGGTCACTACATCACTGCCCCTGTCATTAAGTGTCTCTGGGATATATTCCAACAGTcgagtgctgactcagcattagCCGTACAAGTGCTCTCCATGATTGGGGGCGTGTCACGTGATGTCATCAATAACAACTTTGATCTTCTTATAAGAACTGGAATAGTTGGTCAAGACGAGAGAACAG ATCTGATCCTGGCAGAACGGACATGCTCAGCACTCAGTAAAATGGCTGCCAGTTCCCTGCCTAATGGGAAGCTGCTCCTCATAGACCACCCTCTACTCTGTCAGCTGAGGGACCTGCTATTGCAGTGTTTGAGTGATGTCACCACCTCACACTGGGCAGGCCTGGCAGAGGAAGTGGTAGTCTGTGTGTTCAAGCTCTGTCAGAGTCCCATTCTCTTCTGTGAGGACCTTCTACACAGGCTAACCGCTGCAGCATGTCCACCAGAGGCTGTCAACATCA ACTCTGTGGTGTTGGGTCGGCTATTGTTTGCTGTGGGAACAGTGGCACATCGTCTCATGCTATTCACTGAGACCATCGTGAGTAGAGAGCTCAAGACTAGAGCTGCCAAGGACTTGGACAAGCAACCACTCTCCAAGGATGGTGATGAACTAGCACTGGCTGGAGCCTCGGGGGACGACCCTGTCATTGAACTAGTTAAACGAGTACTAGAAGGAGAAGTGGGCGGAGCTCCAGGATTACTCGCGACCTTTGAACCTCTTATTGTGGAAGTGTTGGTGAATCCTACCAAGTACCAAACTGCTGAGCTCAGCAACTCTGCTGCTCTCACTCTGGCCAAGCTCATGCTCATCAG tccgtgtgtgtgtgagcgctATCTTCGTCTCTTCTTCACTGTGCTGGAGAAGAGTGAGGCTGAGAGTGTGAGAGCTAATGGAGTCATCATGGCCAGTGATCTAGCCTGTAGATTCCCCAACCTCATTGAGCCCTGGACACCACGCCTCTATGCTAG gctgagTGATGTTTCGTGTCGAGTGCGTAGGAATACAATGACAGTGTTAACACATCTTATCCTCAACGACATGGtcaaggtcagaggtcaaatATCTTCCATAGCCCTGGCCATCGAGGACTCTGACCCCAAGATTGCTGACTTGGCAAAACACTTCTTCCACGAGTTGGCCTCTAAG GGCAACACTTTGTACAATGTGATACCTGATATTGTGAGCAGTCTATCAGGAAGtgatccacccactccacacgaCACATTCAACAACATCATCAG GTACATATTCAGTCTGATTCAGAAGGACAAACAATGTGAGAGTTTAGTGGAGAAGCTATGTCATCGTTTCAGAGCTGCAAG gagtgaACGCCAGGCGAGGGACCTGGCTCACTGTATCTCTCAACTTTCTCTGAGTGAGAAGAGCTTGAGACGTCTATCTGATAATCTCCCTGCCTACAAGGACTGGCTGGTGGAGGCGACAGTGTATCAAGCATTCACTGCTCTACTCAACAAAGCTAAGAAGTCCACTAAAccagaggtcaaaggtcagatTGATGACCTGGAGAGACTGTTCAAAGAGGCTCATGAGAAGGGACTTGATGTAACCACATCCCTTGACAAAG CCCCTACCCAGGAGACCCCCCATGAAGCCAGTGTAGAGACCCCCCATGATAAGATAGCTGATGATGACTTCTCACGCGATGTTCTCTCCTCCGCTAGACGCTCATTAGCCAGGGGAACCCCACACTCTGATGGGGTCAAAGGCCACTCTGATGGGACCAGAGGTCAAAGGAGAGGCCAATCATTCAAGACTGAACCCCTCAAGTTTGAGTTAGATTCGAGTGATGAAGACTGA